A genomic segment from Juglans regia cultivar Chandler chromosome 14, Walnut 2.0, whole genome shotgun sequence encodes:
- the LOC109018203 gene encoding G-type lectin S-receptor-like serine/threonine-protein kinase RLK1, translating to MVEAKVDRRRLKCLTNNSTFASHKAVKISLSSSFLLMAIAMAFLPPCLLVSLLILLPISTVAQSNGNITVGDSLTAAANSSSWLSPSGEFAFGFRPHNDKDFFLLSIWFAEIPDKTIVWYANGDKPAPGGSKVALTADRGLVLTDPRGQQLWSSQTIIGTVASGVMTDAGNFVLEDREFNKAWESFNSPTDTLLPTQNLERGGVLSSRQSETNFSKGRFQLRLQQDGNLVLNTINLPTDYANAPYYASGTTSSDDTNPSSPGRELVFNESGYMFILRENDQRFPLKQGQQVESSSDFYFRATLNFDGVFTQYSHPKAPNSNRSWSSLWSQPENICVSSRVEAGIGVCGYNSICTLKTDRRPMCQCPPGYSLLDPDDRYGSCKPDFIQGCEEDRLGRPGEDLYTWEDLTNTDWPTSDYVLLKPYTEDRCRQSCLEDCMCAVAIFRLGDSCWKKKLPLSNGRVDSTLNGGKALIKIRKNNSTLQVPDPRFDQAPELKKKNQDTLILIGSVLLGGSVFVNLILILAVCLGFSFIYHNKLQKIIANASSVQLNLRCFTYKELEEATDGFKEELGKGAFGVVYKGKIQMGSSVHVAVKKLNNSFQDSEREFRTEVSVIGQTYHKNLVRLLGFCDEGQQRLLVYEFLSNGTLAGFLFGDPKPSWNRRIEIAIGIARGLLYLHEECSSPIIHCDIKPQNILLDDYYNARIADFGLAKLLMMNQSHTNTAIRGTKGYVAPDWFRNMPITAKVDVYSYGVMLLEIICCRKSVRMESDLEDQAILTDWAYDCYQEGTLDALVEYDVEALDDRKRLEKFVKVAIWCIQEDPSLRPTMRKVTQMLWEVVEVLAPPCPSPFSKPG from the coding sequence ATGGTTGAAGCTAAGGTTGACAGAAGACGTCTTAAATGCTTGACCAACAACAGTACCTTTGCTAGCCACAAGGCTGTTAAAATCTCTCTGTCTAGCTCATTTTTGTTGATGGCAATTGCAATGGCTTTTCTTCCTCCTTGTCTTCTCGTTTCCTTGCTAATTCTGCTACCGATTTCTACTGTTGCTCAAAGTAATGGTAACATTACTGTTGGAGATTCTCTCACTGCAGCTGCCAATAGCTCTTCATGGCTATCTCCTTCTGGTGAGTTTGCCTTTGGATTTCGCCCACACAATGATAAGGATTTCTTCCTACTTTCCATCTGGTTTGCTGAGATACCAGACAAGACCATAGTTTGGTATGCAAATGGAGATAAGCCTGCACCAGGGGGATCAAAAGTGGCTCTTACTGCTGACCGTGGCCTAGTACTTACTGACCCTCGAGGCCAACAGTTATGGAGCTCTCAGACCATTATTGGTACTGTAGCTTCTGGAGTTATGACCGACGCAGGGAACTTTGTGCTTGAAGATAGAGAATTTAATAAGGCATGGGAGAGTTTCAATAGTCCCACCGATACGTTGTTGCCTACACAAAATCTGGAAAGGGGAGGGGTGCTTTCATCTCGACAATCAGAGACCAACTTTTCCAAAGGAAGGTTTCAGCTGCGTTTGCAACAAGATGGAAATCTTGTGCTTAATACCATAAACCTGCCGACCGACTACGCTAATGCACCATACTATGCTAGTGGGACTACTTCCTCCGATGATACTAATCCATCAAGTCCCGGTCGAGAATTGGTCTTCAACGAATCAGGCTACAtgttcattttgagagagaatgaCCAACGATTCCCTCTAAAACAGGGACAACAGGTAGAATCAAGTTCTGATTTCTACTTCAGAGCAACTCTTAACTTTGATGGAGTTTTTACCCAATATTCTCACCCAAAAGCTCCCAACAGCAACAGAAGCTGGAGTTCTCTCTGGTCTCAACCAGAAAATATCTGTGTTTCCAGTCGGGTTGAAGCAGGTATTGGCGTTTGCGGGTATAACAGTATCTGCACTCTGAAAACAGATCGAAGACCGATGTGTCAATGCCCCCCCGGATACTCCTTACTCGATCCAGATGACCGGTACGGTAGCTGCAAACCGGACTTCATACAAGGCTGTGAAGAAGACAGGCTAGGCCGCCCTGGAGAAGATCTTTATACTTGGGAAGACCTAACAAATACAGATTGGCCAACTTCTGACTACGTGCTGTTGAAGCCTTATACTGAAGATCGGTGCAGACAATCTTGCCTGGAAGACTGTATGTGTGCTGTTGCCATTTTCAGATTAGGTGATTCCTGTTGGAAGAAGAAGCTACCTCTATCAAATGGAAGAGTGGACAGTACCCTTAACGGGGGGAAGGCTCTCATCAAAATCAGGAAAAATAATTCCACCCTGCAGGTGCCGGATCCTCGTTTTGATCAGGCTCcagaactaaagaagaagaaccaggaTACTTTGATCCTCATTGGGTCAGTGCTTCTTGGTGGTTCTGTCTTTGttaacttaatattaattttagcaGTTTGTCTAGGTTTCTCCTTCATTTACCACAACAAGCTACAAAAAATAATCGCAAATGCCAGTAGCGTGCAATTGAATTTGCGTTGTTTTACTTACAAAGAGCTTGAAGAAGCCACAGATGGATTTAAGGAAGAATTGGGAAAGGGGGCTTTTGGTGTTGTTTACAAAGGAAAAATACAAATGGGTTCTAGCGTTCATGTGGCAGTCAAGAAGTTAAATAATTCGTTCCAAGATAGTGAGAGAGAGTTCAGGACAGAAGTGAGTGTGATTGGCCAAACATATCACAAGAACCTGGTTCGATTGCTTGGATTTTGCGATGAGGGCCAACAACGGCTGCTGGTATACGAATTCTTGAGCAATGGCACTTTAGCAGGTTTTCTTTTCGGAGACCCGAAACCCAGTTGGAATCGAAGAATCGAAATTGCTATTGGGATTGCAAGAGGACTCTTGTATTTACATGAAGAGTGCAGCAGCCCGATCATCCATTGCGATATAAAGCCTCAGAATATACTCCTTGACGACTATTACAACGCTCGGATTGCTGACTTTGGATTGGCaaagcttttgatgatgaaCCAGAGCCATACTAATACTGCCATTAGAGGAACCAAAGGTTATGTTGCACCTGATTGGTTTAGGAACATGCCGATCACAGCCAAGGTGGATGTCTATAGCTATGGTGTCATGCTACTAGAGATCATTTGCTGCAGAAAAAGCGTACGTATGGAGTCGGATTTGGAAGACCAAGCAATTTTGACTGATTGGGCTTATGATTGTTATCAGGAAGGAACATTAGATGCCTTGGTTGAATATGATGTGGAGGCGTTGGATGACAGAAAGAGGCTGGAGAAGTTTGTGAAGGTCGCTATTTGGTGTATTCAGGAAGACCCATCTCTTAGACCAACCATGAGGAAGGTTACACAGATGCTCTGGGAAGTTGTCGAAGTTCTTGCTCCACCATGCCCCTCCCCTTTTAGCAAGCCAGGTTAA
- the LOC109018202 gene encoding uncharacterized protein LOC109018202 — MKNIWHRRNKFVFEKKFLSPAQVVQFSIAGHEDYKEARRKGEGGPKAGGDDRRVLRWRRPEGRSLKANFDAALNETLYLIGVGIVIRDHNGELVAAKCANRRYSSSSFAAESTALWEAMEMCKELGLWDVYFEGDAKEVIESVKREGENDSRHGQIIEDLQQSLKSCGSWKLGFSHREGNEVAHHLAKMALYCSNDQYLMEEGPESINVLLENDKLYSQTVT; from the coding sequence ATGAAGAATATTTGGCACAGGAGGAATAAGTtcgtttttgaaaagaaattcttATCTCCGGCACAGGTCGTACAGTTTTCTATTGCAGGCCACGAAGATTATAAGGAAGCGAGAAGGAAGGGGGAAGGAGGGCCAAAGGCTGGGGGTGATGACAGAAGAGTTCTGAGATGGAGAAGGCCAGAGGGCAGAAGCCTGAAGGCTAATTTTGATGCGGCCTTAAATGAAACACTTTACTTAATAGGAGTTGGGATTGTTATTAGAGATCATAACGGTGAATTGGTTGCTGCAAAATGTGCTAACAGAAGATATTCCAGCTCTTCCTTTGCTGCAGAGAGTACGGCACTATGGGAGGCAATGGAGATGTGCAAGGAATTGGGGTTATGGGATGTCTATTTTGAGGGGGATGCAAAGGAGGTGATCGAGTCAGTAAAGAGAGAAGGGGAAAACGATTCTCGGCATGGTCAGATAATTGAAGATTTGCAGCAGTCTCTGAAATCTTGTGGATCGTGGAAGCTGGGGTTCAGTCATCGTGAAGGTAACGAAGTGGCTCATCACTTGGCAAAGATGGCACTGTATTGCAGCAATGATCAATACTTGATGGAAGAGGGTCCTGAGTCTATAAATGTTTTGCTGGAAAATGATAAGTTGTATAGTCAAACTGTTACTTGA
- the LOC118344501 gene encoding G-type lectin S-receptor-like serine/threonine-protein kinase RLK1 — MASALPPTFFSLLLLLFPISAIAQTSRNITVGSSLSATDDNSTWLSPSADFAFGFHRLNNSDFFLLSIWYDKIPDRTFVWYANGDRPAPRGSKVGLSSDRGLVLTSPQGEELWTSQNLTGVVASGVMNDTGNFVLRDSSFNKVWESFLYPADTILPTQKMERGGFLSSRQSETKFSKGRFQLRFVQDGNKQKIIEVGTLVLNTINLPTNEPNTPYYEKESTVEGNASNPGKQFVFDESGYMYILKENEERSILSPEILSSENSYFRATLNFDGIFILYSYPKINSVFQENEKEFNAEVNIIGKTHHKNLVRLLGFCDEERQRLLVYEFLSNGTLSGFLFGDSKPDWERRIKIAFGVVKGLLYLHEECSTQIIHCDIKPQNILLDEYFNARISDFGLAKLLMMNQSKTHTAIRGTKGYVAPEWFRNMPITAKVDVYSFGVMLLEIICCRKSVDMESEGEDRSILTYWAYDCFQEGTLDALVDYDMDDMVKLERFVKVAIWCIQEDPTLRPTIQKVSQMLEGVLDVPVPPCPFPYASSTIVTAN; from the exons ATGGCTTCTGCTCTTCCTCCAACTTTCTTTTCCCTGCTGCTGCTGCTCTTTCCAATTTCTGCTATTGCTCAAACTAGTCGTAAC ATCACCGTGGGTAGTTCTTTGTCTGCAACTGATGATAACTCGACATGGCTTTCTCCTTCTGCTGATTTTGCCTTTGGATTTCACAGACTCAACAACAGTGATTTCTTCCTGCTCTCTATTTGGTATGACAAGATACCGGACAGAACCTTCGTTTGGTATGCAAATGGAGATCGCCCTGCTCCAAGAGGATCAAAAGTGGGACTAAGTTCTGATCGTGGATTAGTTCTCACTAGCCCACAAGGCGAAGAGTTATGGACATCTCAGAACCTTACTGGTGTTGTTGCCTCTGGTGTGATGAACGATACTGGCAACTTTGTGCTCCGAGATAGCAGCTTCAATAAGGTATGGGAAAGCTTCCTGTATCCTGCCGATACTATCTTACCTACACAGAAGATGGAAAGGGGAGGGTTCCTTTCATCTCGACAATCAGAGACCAAGTTTTCCAAAGGAAGGTTCCAGCTTCGTTTCGTTCAAGACGGGAATAAGCAAAAGATCATAGAGGTTGGTACTCTTGTGCTCAATACCATAAACTTGCCCACCAATGAACCTAATACTCCTTattatgaaaaagaaagtacTGTTGAAGGTAATGCATCAAATCCCGgtaaacaatttgtttttgatGAGTCTGGATATATGTATATCCTTAAAGAGAATGAGGAACGTAGCATTCTATCACCGGAAATTCTCTCTTcagaaaattcatattttagagCTACTCTCAATtttgatggtattttcattctGTATTCTTACCCGAAGATAAACAGTGTTTTCCAGGAGAATGAGAAGGAATTCAATGCTGAAGTAAATATAATTGGTAAGACACATCACAAGAACCTGGTTAGACTACTTGGCTTCTGTGATGAGGAACGACAACGGTTGCTGGTATATGAGTTCCTGAGCAATGGCACTTTATCTGGTTTCCTTTTTGGAGATTCAAAACCAGATTGGGAAAGGAGAATCAAAATTGCTTTCGGGGTTGTGAAAGGACTCTTGTATTTACACGAAGAGTGCAGCACCCAAATAATCCACTGCGACATAAAGCCTCAGAACATACTCCTTGATGAATATTTCAACGCAAGAATTTCTGACTTCGGATTAGCAAAGCTGTTGATGATGAATCAGAGCAAAACCCATACCGCCATTAGAGGAACAAAAGGGTACGTTGCACCTGAATGGTTCAGGAACATGCCAATCACAGCTAAAGTCGATGTGTATAGCTTTGGGGTGATGCTTCTAGAGATCATTTGCTGTCGAAAAAGCGTGGACATGGAATCTGAGGGAGAGGACAGATCAATCTTAACTTATTGGGCTTATGACTGCTTTCAAGAAGGGACACTGGATGCTCTGGTAGATTATGACATGGACGACATGGTGAAGCTTGAGAGATTTGTGAAGGTTGCCATTTGGTGTATTCAAGAAGACCCGACTCTTAGACCCACTATACAGAAGGTTTCCCAGATGCTGGAAGGAGTTCTGGATGTACCGGTTCCACCCTGCCCATTTCCTTATGCCTCTAGTACTATAGTTACTGCAAATTGA